A genomic region of Drosophila simulans strain w501 unplaced genomic scaffold, Prin_Dsim_3.1 Segkk87_quiver_pilon, whole genome shotgun sequence contains the following coding sequences:
- the LOC6740359 gene encoding transcription elongation factor 1 homolog isoform X2, with the protein MGRRKSKRKPPPKRKNIEPLDQQFNCPFCNHEKSDKSRNTAKITCRVCLEDFQTGINFLSEPIDVYNDWVDACETAN; encoded by the exons ATGGGAAGAAGGAAGTCTAAAAGAAAACCGCCTCCAAAGAGAAAGAATATTGAACCCCTTGatcaacaatttaattgtCCATTTTGCAACCATGAAAAATC GGATAAAAGCAGAAATACAGCGAAAATAACTTGTAGGGTGTGCTTGGAGGATTTTCAAACGGGAATTAACTTCCTTTCAGAACCTATTGATGTTTACAATGATTGGGTAGATGCCTGTGAAACAgccaattaa
- the LOC6740359 gene encoding transcription elongation factor 1 homolog isoform X1, producing the protein MGRRKSKRKPPPKRKNIEPLDQQFNCPFCNHEKSCEVKMDKSRNTAKITCRVCLEDFQTGINFLSEPIDVYNDWVDACETAN; encoded by the exons ATGGGAAGAAGGAAGTCTAAAAGAAAACCGCCTCCAAAGAGAAAGAATATTGAACCCCTTGatcaacaatttaattgtCCATTTTGCAACCATGAAAAATCGTGTGAGGTTAAAAT GGATAAAAGCAGAAATACAGCGAAAATAACTTGTAGGGTGTGCTTGGAGGATTTTCAAACGGGAATTAACTTCCTTTCAGAACCTATTGATGTTTACAATGATTGGGTAGATGCCTGTGAAACAgccaattaa